Genomic segment of Pochonia chlamydosporia 170 chromosome 1, whole genome shotgun sequence:
ATCCCCACCCCGGGCCAAACCGAAACTCAGGCATCAAGCAGCGCGCAAGAGCCACATACGAACTCTGATCAAACGGGGAACGAATCAAAACAAGCAGCTGCTCCCGCGGTAACGGTGGAATCTCCGGCTCGACCGACTCAAGAAGAGGTGGAGCTCAGAGAAGGGACAGAGGCAGCTACCCATGGCGATGTAGAAATGCAAGATGATAGGAGAGAGGAGCCTGAAGACATGACAGCTACTGATACAGAGGACTCGCAACAGAGGACCATACCACCAGCTCCTACAGTTTCCGGACCATCAGTTGTCTCTGCTGTCCCCTTAGCTGACGCTGGACCGTCCGCCCCTGAGCAACAGTCTTGGCTTCTGCCTCCAGTCGCGCCCGAGCACAAGGGCCGAAAATGCCTTGTTCTGGATCTGGACGAGACTCTTGTGCACAGTTCGTTCAAAGTATGTAAATCTGTCGGGTGTACCTTGCGAAGCCACGACTAAccttttttgctttccagaTTCTTCATCAAGCGGATTTTACGATTCCCGTGGAGATCGAGGGCAATTATCATAATGTTTATGTTATTAAGCGACCTGGTGTAGACGAATTCATGAAGAGAGTGGGCGAGCTGTACGAAGTTGTAGTCTTTACGGCGTCTGTCTCTAAGGTACCGATTAGCTGGTGGTGTCATCGATAACGGGGGTTTTCTGAATGTGATATAACTGACAATCTCTCACAGTACGGCGACCCTCTTCTGGATCAGTTGGACATTCACAAAGTAGTCCACCATCGTTTGTTCCGAGAGAGCTGTTACAATCATCAGGGTAACTACGTCAAAGACTTATCACAGATTGGCCGAGACCTCAAAGACACCATCATTATCGACAACTCACCAACTTCCTATATTTTCCATCCGCAACATGCCGTTCCAATCAGCAGTTGGTTCTCGGACGCTCATGACAACGAATTATTAGATCTTATCCCCGTTCTCGAGGACTTGGCAGGCCCCAACGTCGCAGACGTCAGCCTAGTCCTCGATGTCACTCTTTGAGATACCacttttttcttcatctGTTTTTTTATATCTTCACCTTTCGTCACATGTCATCATCGAGAAAGCACCGCGATTTGCAATATTGGAATCATAGCggctggcgttttggttTCAGATACTTCGTTTCCTGATGTAGATGTACTACTGTCTAATCATATATAATCGGCCACGgcggaagaggaagatggcccTCTATACGGCTAGATTTTCATTTTGATAAAAATGGGAAGCTCTGCTTGATCTTGGGCGAATTATCCGTTCATTCAAGCATACGCCATCACATCCAAAGGGACTCGAAAGTGAAATACAAAAAAGTTGGAATGGGACAAGAGCATGGAAATTGCAATGGTTGTGCCATTTTATGAAGGAAGAGCTGGCAATCCCTTTTCTCTTCGGGTCTGGTGCCCGAcgacttgacttttcttTATCccctttctcttttttcATCTACAGAAACATGCGCGCATTGGAAGCGAAAGAAAAGATGGAAGATCGATGCAGGCGGCATTTATGTCTGTTATTTATTTTTACCGACGGAAAAGACCTACAAGCTATGGAATGGCGCCTGGCTGCGATGCGGGCCTGACCAACCGTGTTGGGACAGTTTCAAGTGTTTCGTCCACAATAATTTACTTCAAGTCTTCTGTTGCCGCAGTACTAAtttctcctcttcatctgcttctcAGAATTTcactcttcttcattgtgTTGGCTTGTACTTGATCGTTCTGAGATATACATACACCAGTGGGCTTGCTAGCAGACTCGGCAACGGGATTGAAATTTTATTATATACTAGTGGCGTTGATGTAGATGCTATTGCGATCAGACCATGGGGCAATGTAACAGGTACCTACCGAGACCGCTTATACATAGTCTCGCCAAATTGTAAACTCAGATGGCAAAAGTACATGTATTCGTCTATAGGTGAATAAAGTATATAGCGATTTCGATTTAGTGGATTGACGTTTCTTTGTAAACATTGAAAGTGCTTGAACCTATAGTTGTGGGGGAAACAGAGAACTGATTGCCTCCAAAAAGGGCATGTGGTTCTCAGATGGGGAGGCTGTCGACGGAACATTGTTTGGCCGATCTGGGGGGGTTGTCATTCCCTTCTTGTGAATTGTGGCCTCATCTCCCTACCATTAGCGCGTGCTGCAATTTCGCCCAGGTAGCTGCCACTCATTCAATCACTCATTCGCAGTATTTCGAGCCCCTTCCGCCAATTCAAGATCCAGGAAATCTGCAGCGTTTCCTAATCTAGTTTCTTCAGTCCCGAAAAATGGTATGCGATTTCCGTGCGGCATATCCTTCTGATGCTGCAATGCTATGCTGGGTGTGACTGTTGCCTTTTAAGGGCACCATCATATTTCAATTGCGCTCAACCCTGAGTGACGCCCTCCCATTGGGGTGGAATTCGCTGCACTAGAATCGATTTTCTGACATTATTCGGATGCAATAGTCTTCTCCTCGAGCCTCATCTCCGGTTAACtcgcctgctgctgccagcgGTGCCAGCATCGGCAGACCTTCATCCCCTACTCCTCCTGGCGGCCCTCGAACCGCCATTCGACGCCGCGCTGCTGCCGAccagaaggagaagatcgCAAATGCTCGACCTACCAGCACGAGATCGGCCGGCGCTGGTGGCTCCAGCAGCACTATGCTGAGTACGTCGAATGCGGCCTTGACTGTGACCATGACCCTTTAGGGTCGACTTATGGGAACTGACTTCTGGAAATGGCCCAAAACACCGTAACTAATTTTTTTCACCAGGACTCTACACTGATGAGTCACCCGGCCTGAAAGTTGACCCCGTTATCGTTCTTGTCCTGTCTCTTGTGTTCATCTTCAGCGTTGTGGCTTTGCATGGTATGTTGTTTGAGCTTCCCCGTTGCTAATGAGCCATCACTCCCGTTCAAAGAAGATTACTAACTACCCGTGCTAGTGATTGCGAAAATCACTCGGCGATTTTCGAGCTAATCGATTACGAAGTGCGAATGAAGTGATACATGTTCCGCAGGAATCGAATGATGGGCAGTCCAATACTGATGCTGTGTTATTTTGGTAGCGCTGAGTCCACGGACATTATCATGCTAAAAGTCATGGGAAACGGGAAACGGAGCCAGTGGATTTAGCAGGTTTTTTTTTGCCATGCATCTGCTCACAGCCAGAGGCGTTTTAAACCTTGCCATCTTGTATCATACCAAAgacctttttttttttgtcgtATACCATGATTGTTCCAAGCCTCGATTTGGCGAATACTTTCCGTGAAGGTGTGTAATGTCTGGCTGATAGAATGGAGGTGAACAAGAGGGCCGCGAATCCGTGCGGTCGAATGACCCTCAATGCCTCGTCATGTTATGCGTACTGACACCACTTTGGGGCGCCTAATCTTATCCAAATCCAGCTGTGGGTAAATTCTTCTTCCCACAGGATGTAAATCGAGAAGCATCAAGACGGGGTGGCCGTCATTTTTGTGCTGTGTTACAAGTCGGATTCGAGACATAATCAAGACAaccacctacctaggtagtgtGCAAGTGTGCCAGGATCCTCAATGCGGTATGGAGAATGCACGTTGCCAAATGAGGAAGTGATTGAGCGTGAACGGGGCCAAGCACAAGGTTCAAATGTTTTTGAGAAACATGGGCTTCAGGCGTcagtcttcaatgttgaccagacatgacacGGACACATGTATGTGGCTACTGCCCGCTAACTTGGAAGGGAATACTTGTATACTTGTCGATCGCGGTGTCCGAAACATTTGGCTGTTGAGCCTGCTGCGGCGCACCGATTACGCACTCAGGAACATGCACAACCAGATCTCTTCAAATGTTCTGTTACCATTGAAGTCTCCAGTGCTCCGTCGACATGGACTGGTCTGCCGTATTCGTGCCGGGTGGGGGGATTGCGAAGCCCTGTGGGACGTCAACTTTCGGCACTAGGGCACCAGACAGGGTCCCATTTGATGCTCGATGGGTGAACTGGTGAACTGGTCGTTTGCCGTGTTGGGCTGCATGTGGAAATAGACGATAGGCATTGCACGGACAACATGTAGCAGAGCCTTAACGATACTTTGCTATCTTCCGCTTGGTTTTTGCTATTATGCCGCAGCCTATCACAGAATCCAGCTCGACAGTGAGTTTTCTGCTCGTGCTCCCGGAAGGATAAAGTCAAGTATgtctacagtctgtggtcaaaggtatttgaacatatccaagtacTTAAGTATACACttaacacagctcaatatgcctcagcacacaacgcgatatgtgatacctttccttgttcaaatacttctgaaCCCCCACTGTAGTAATTTTTGTAGCTGAAGCGGCGTATTTCGGGTTTACTCTTGGCTAAGGACGGCGAAGGGCGTTGCGTCCAGGCATACAAAAGCGAGGGGAGTAATCGTCATTCGTCAATGTGTGCACATGATGGATGGGACAGCCGAGATGAATGTTACGGGAAACGTGCTGGCCTTgttttattattattaaaACTTTGGAATTGCCATGCATGCCGTCACTCAGACGCAAGGTGGTTGCAGATCCTGGGAGTCAACTCAGTTCTAGTGAGTGGGGTGATAGATGGATGATACAACATGCGTTGGATCATGGGCCGAAAGGGAACAATGGACCACGAGTACCTCCATGTGCAATCTAAGAT
This window contains:
- a CDS encoding NLI interacting factor-like phosphatase (similar to Colletotrichum fioriniae PJ7 XP_007597550.1), which codes for MGNDGNQLSPDEVGTSKSGRGLLKVPSRSSSQQRNQASTASTGLSGATVTDQRSSIDGRSKESRGSVPGRQRNGSASTNRTGGESERGHNTGNSQPSSPSTSEQKRRRKKNGGLLSLLGCCGVPDTANTLEEGESVNVQKVEKLSPRPATAKSRPQAAQDQQAGKSHNEKESGAVIPTPGQTETQASSSAQEPHTNSDQTGNESKQAAAPAVTVESPARPTQEEVELREGTEAATHGDVEMQDDRREEPEDMTATDTEDSQQRTIPPAPTVSGPSVVSAVPLADAGPSAPEQQSWLLPPVAPEHKGRKCLVLDLDETLVHSSFKILHQADFTIPVEIEGNYHNVYVIKRPGVDEFMKRVGELYEVVVFTASVSKYGDPLLDQLDIHKVVHHRLFRESCYNHQGNYVKDLSQIGRDLKDTIIIDNSPTSYIFHPQHAVPISSWFSDAHDNELLDLIPVLEDLAGPNVADVSLVLDVTL
- a CDS encoding sec61beta family domain-containing protein → MSSPRASSPVNSPAAASGASIGRPSSPTPPGGPRTAIRRRAAADQKEKIANARPTSTRSAGAGGSSSTMLRLYTDESPGLKVDPVIVLVLSLVFIFSVVALHVIAKITRRFSS